The following coding sequences lie in one Phalacrocorax carbo chromosome 3, bPhaCar2.1, whole genome shotgun sequence genomic window:
- the ISM1 gene encoding isthmin-1 isoform X1, whose amino-acid sequence MVRLAAELLLLLGLLLLTLHITVLRGGGGEPHTPTGVSNHSQRQNTLTADDRSDDSFTLNPEDRREYPDLQGAHRPFPKQRFRQENGHTSLQRDGPRSFLLDLPNFPDLSKADINGQNPNIQVTIEVVDGPDTATDKALQKESSKPSWPVPSPDWRNWWQRSSTLTRMSSGDQDYKYDSTTEDSNFLNPLGGWDSHAPSHRTFESKEQPEYDYIDGEGDWSPWSLCSVTCGSGNQKRTRSCGYACTATESRTCDRPNCPGIEDTFRTAATEVSLLAGSEDFNATKLFEVDTDSCERWMSCKSEFLKKYMHKVVNDLPSCPCSYPREVAYSTAEIYDRIKRKNFRWKDGSGPKEKLEIYKPTARYCIRSMLSLESTTLAAQHCCYDDNMQLITRGKGAGTPNLISIEFSAELHYKVDILPWIICKGDWSRYNEARPPNNGQKCTENPSDEDYYKQFQEAREY is encoded by the exons aaCACACTCACGGCAGATGACCGTTCTGATGACAGCTTCACCCTGAACCCAGAGGACAGAAGAGAATACCCTGATCTCCAGGGTGCCCACCGGCCATTCCCTAAGCAGCGATTCAGGCAGGAAAACGGGCATACGTCCTTGCAAAGAGATGGACCCAGATCTTTCCTCTTGGATCTCCCAAACTTCCCTGACCTGTCAAAAGCAGATATCAATGGGCAGAATCCCAACATTCAG GTTACCATCGAAGTGGTGGATGGCCCCGACACTGCGACAGACAAggctctgcagaaagagagCAGCAAGCCTAGCTGGCCAGTCCCATCACCTGACTGGAGAAACTGGTGGCAGAGGTCCTCCACCTTGACTCGCATGAGCAGCGGTGACCAGGACTACAAGTATGACAGCACTACTGAGGACAGCAACTTCCTAAACCCTCTCGGTGGGTGGGATAGTCATGCACCCAGTCACCGGACATTTGAGTCCAAGGAGCAGCCAGAGTATG ATTATATTGATGGTGAGGGAGACTGGAGCCCATGGTCCCTTTGTAGCGTCACCTGCGGGAGTGGCAATCAGAAGCGGACAAGGTCCTGTGGCTACGCCTGCACTGCCACTGAGTCACGGACCTGCGACAGGCCCAACTGCCCAG GGATTGAAGATACCTTCCGGACAGCTGCCACAGAAGTGAGCTTACTTGCAGGAAGCGAAGACTTCAACGCTACCAAACTGTTTGAAGTTG ATACTGATAGCTGTGAAAGATGGATGAGCTGCAAAAGTGAGTTCCTGAAGAAATATATGCACAAAGTGGTCAATGATCTTCCCAGCTGCCCATGCTCCTACCCCAGAGAAGTTGCCTACAGCACTGCTGAAATCTATGATCGAATTAAGAGGAAAAACTTTCGCTGGAAAGATGGAAGTGGtccaaaggaaaaactggagaTCTATAAGCCCACTGCACGGTACTGCATCCGCTCCATGCTCTCTTTGGAAAGCACAACGCttgcagcacagcactgctgctaTGATGATAATATGCAGCTGATTACCAGAGGGAAAGGGGCAGGTACACCGAACCTGATCAGCATTGAATTCTCAGCAGAACTCCATTACAAAGTGGACATTCTGCCTTGGATTATATGCAAGGGTGACTGGAGCCGATACAATGAAGCACGGCCTCCTAACAATGGGCAGAAGTGTACAGAAAACCCTTCAGATGAAGACTACTACAAGCAATTTCAAGAAGCAAGGGAATACTGA